One region of Lathamus discolor isolate bLatDis1 chromosome 2, bLatDis1.hap1, whole genome shotgun sequence genomic DNA includes:
- the MCMDC2 gene encoding minichromosome maintenance domain-containing protein 2 isoform X1, which translates to MSEGIAIAMGIVTKYTQGARFLCTEETCQFSKGFRYIRVHLPGATESATVRNDFVCGLCSSPLQEDMKFRVLGDKQIVEMIDAKVLNALKGYSNDKSHFRIQTFTVFLRDELANKMKIGNHYKIIGIPACVQNGLQATACIEINSIQLCKPSGSSFVSDNFKYLLSLTASSCWRFTAILANIFASEVVPPGTYNTLKLAILLSLVQTCEEENADYLDLLIVTTDTLVIDRLLNYSLCLLPRGIRHPPYSDIFPSVSKDKHGTGSASIQACSAVLAKGGICYIGDLASYKKDKLELLQSVLESRTTTVFIPGKKYGEEADQQVTISLQTNFWSYVDSSSKKHIQKDNFLIGQMDMSLIPPNLVDGFGLLIHTEFPSCQQSSPLVHHILKKAIHPEAILYEVSQQFRMQDYEEFISFAKNLHVELSPEAESLIQGYYLASRRVRRDSIHGSTLSASALKILISLSKAHAKLSLRKKVLEEDALIAILFLESSLTLKHVMKTPCNRETVTSCSVTINCSSSLVHMAQEFTLTLMKSEKSIVQVKPESLGFQDCR; encoded by the exons gGTTTAGGTACATAAGAGTGCATCTGCCTGGAGCTACAGAATCTGCCACAGTGAGAAAtgattttgtgtgtggtttgtgTTCTTCGCCACTGCAGGAAGACATGAAGTTTAGAGTACTTGGTG ATAAGCAAATAGTTGAAATGATCGATGCAAAAGTTCTGAACGCTTTGAAAGGATATTCCAATGATAAATCACATTTCAGGATTCAGACCTTCACAGTTTTCTTGAGAG atGAACTGgccaataaaatgaaaataggaaACCACTACAAGATTATAGGAATTCCAGCTTGTGTACAAAATGGCTTACAAGCTACAGCATGTATAGAAATCAATAGCATACAGCTCTGTAAACCAAGTG gTTCTTCTTTTGTCAGTGACAATTTTAAGTATCTGCTGTCACTGACTGCAAGTTCATGCTGGAGGTTTACTGCCATCCTTGCCAATATCTTTGCTTCTGAAGTTGTTCCACCAGGCACTTACAATACACTCAAACTGGCAATATTGCTGAGTCTAGTACAGACgtgtgaagaagaaaatgcagattaCCTGGATCTGTTGATTGTGACAACTGACACGTTAGTAATTGATAG GCTTCTGAATTACAGCCTCTGTCTTCTGCCTCGTGGCATACGACACCCACCTTACAGTGACATTTTCCCTTCCGTGTCCAAAGACAAACACGGAACTGGAAGCGCTAGTATTCaagcctgcagtgctgtgctggccAAGGGTGGTATCTGCTACATAGGAGACTTGGCTTCATATAAAAAGGATAAACTTGAACTTCTACAGTCCG TGCTAGAGAGCAGAACAACAACAGTATTCATTCCTGGGAAGAAGTATGGAGAAGAGGCTGACCAGCAAGTTACTATTTCGCTTCAGACCAACTTTTGGTCTTATGTGGATTCTTCCTCAAAGAAACATATACAAAAGGACAACTTTTTAATTGGACAGATG GACATGAGTTTGATTCCACCTAACCTTGTAGATGGATTTGGACTTCTGATACACACTGAGTTTCCTTCATGCCAACAATCTTCACCTCTGGTACACCACATCTTGAAAAAAGCTATTCATCCTGAAGCCATCCTGTACGAAGTCTCCCAGCAGTTCAGAATGCAGGATTACGAGGAG TTTATTTCGTTTGCTAAGAATCTTCATGTTGAACTGAGTCCAGAAGCAGAAAGCCTCATTCAGGGCTACTATCTTGCAAGTCGCAGAGTGAGAAGAGATTCTATTCATGGATCAACACTATCAGCATCTGCACTAAAAATTCT GATTTCACTGTCTAAGGCCCATGCTAAACTAAGTTTAAGAAAGAAAGTACTTGAGGAAGACGCGTTGATTGCCATCTTGTTCCTTGAATCATCTCTGACCCTAAAACACG TGATGAAAACTCCCTGCAACAGAGAGACAGTTACCTCATGCAGTGTCACCATCAACTGCTCAAGTTCATTGGTGCATATGGCCCAGGAATTCACATTAACACTAATGAAGAGTGAAAAGTCCATTGTGCAAGTAAA